The following coding sequences lie in one Criblamydia sequanensis CRIB-18 genomic window:
- a CDS encoding SH3 domain-containing protein, protein MRNRSLRILASLAFYLPLTSSLQGALDTQTNTQSNLQMQKQAKLPFSPFTGKVTKNKVRIRLSPQLDSSIVKELSQGDLVLVNGEEEDFYAIKPPENTKGYIFRTFVLDGVIEGNRVNVRLDPSTESPVIAQLTSGDKVTGKVSPLNNKWYEIKLPETAQFFVSRDYIQKVGDANLMATLQRKQVEVNSRLEKAYLDGKEALKGPFPDISYSLISNQYDSIIRDFPEFEEQKARAKELFAGFKDEYLKKKIEYLESHSDSIRHAEDLKKEKSHLEVKLKEQEKRLQELQQKVTYDAFSNNSSSTIPLWVPVEQGYYAAWAERNGHGPMSSFYREELDRAIELKGTIEPYTRNVKNKPGDYLLVSSNGRPIAFLYSTLVNLQDYVGTEVSIKAASRPNFDFAFPAYFVLGAQ, encoded by the coding sequence ATGAGAAACCGGTCTCTTCGAATCTTAGCCTCTCTCGCTTTTTATCTACCACTAACCAGCTCGCTTCAGGGTGCTTTGGATACGCAAACTAACACCCAATCAAATTTGCAAATGCAAAAACAGGCGAAACTACCTTTTTCTCCTTTTACAGGTAAGGTAACCAAAAATAAAGTCCGCATTCGTCTCTCCCCGCAGCTTGACAGTTCTATCGTTAAAGAACTATCTCAGGGAGACCTCGTCTTGGTAAACGGGGAAGAGGAAGATTTTTACGCCATTAAACCTCCTGAAAATACCAAAGGCTACATCTTTAGGACTTTTGTTTTGGATGGCGTAATTGAAGGGAACCGTGTGAACGTCAGACTTGACCCGAGCACTGAAAGTCCGGTTATTGCCCAATTGACTTCAGGCGATAAAGTAACTGGCAAGGTCAGCCCTTTGAATAATAAATGGTACGAAATTAAGCTTCCTGAGACAGCGCAATTTTTTGTAAGCCGCGATTACATTCAAAAAGTTGGCGATGCTAATTTAATGGCGACTTTGCAAAGAAAGCAAGTGGAAGTCAACTCCCGCCTTGAGAAAGCCTACCTTGATGGCAAAGAAGCTTTAAAAGGGCCTTTTCCGGATATCAGCTACAGCTTAATCTCCAACCAATATGACTCTATCATCCGCGATTTTCCGGAATTTGAAGAGCAAAAGGCTAGAGCGAAAGAACTTTTTGCAGGATTTAAGGACGAATATTTGAAAAAGAAGATAGAATATCTTGAGTCCCACTCTGATTCTATACGACATGCAGAAGACCTGAAAAAAGAAAAAAGCCACCTCGAAGTAAAGCTTAAAGAGCAAGAAAAGAGGCTTCAGGAACTTCAACAAAAAGTCACTTATGACGCTTTCTCTAATAACAGCAGCAGCACCATTCCTTTATGGGTTCCTGTAGAACAAGGGTATTATGCCGCATGGGCTGAAAGAAATGGACACGGGCCTATGTCTTCTTTTTATAGAGAAGAGTTGGATCGCGCCATCGAACTTAAAGGAACGATTGAGCCTTATACCCGTAATGTAAAAAATAAGCCTGGGGATTATCTTCTTGTGAGCTCAAACGGCAGACCCATAGCGTTCCTCTATAGTACGCTTGTGAATTTGCAAGATTATGTAGGGACGGAAGTTTCTATAAAAGCCGCTTCAAGACCGAATTTCGATTTCGCCTTCCCTGCCTATTTTGTGTTGGGAGCTCAATAA